Proteins from a genomic interval of Desulfovibrio litoralis DSM 11393:
- the ruvX gene encoding Holliday junction resolvase RuvX, with protein sequence MKYLAIDYGQKRIGVAASDDGGNIAFPRITLHKTTKDMLFAQLLDLITKDKIEALVVGLPVPDDGVENLTTKQVRNFTESLKRRVELPIFFMPETLSSFAADQSLRSAGLYSQDRNKYSDQAAAVEILNSFLSLPSERRIKA encoded by the coding sequence ATGAAATATTTAGCTATTGACTACGGTCAAAAACGTATAGGTGTTGCTGCCTCTGATGATGGTGGCAACATTGCTTTTCCCCGAATTACCTTACATAAAACAACGAAAGATATGTTGTTTGCTCAACTTTTAGATTTAATTACAAAAGATAAAATAGAAGCTTTGGTTGTCGGTTTGCCTGTGCCTGATGATGGGGTTGAAAACTTAACGACCAAACAAGTGCGTAATTTTACCGAAAGTCTTAAAAGACGTGTTGAATTACCCATTTTTTTTATGCCGGAAACTTTAAGCAGTTTTGCCGCCGATCAAAGCTTGAGAAGTGCCGGTTTATATAGCCAAGACAGAAATAAATACTCTGATCAGGCGGCGGCGGTTGAAATTTTAAACTCATTTCTTAGCTTGCCAAGCGAGCGGAGGATAAAAGCTTGA
- a CDS encoding bifunctional riboflavin kinase/FAD synthetase, with translation MLIFENCNELELYKQKCLPKKFESVLTIGNFDGVHLGHKSLIQKVNDKAKLLGVYSGAITFDPHPLHYFLGSNALALINSRKLKLEYLSRLGLDFVLVLKFDQAFATLEPEEFVKKYLCQLCAVKHLIIGYDYSFGKNRRGNFSLLETLGFECGFSIEKIEAFSLNQTIISSTRIRECLEQGNLSEIKTIMGRFYAVDGEVIHGFKRGASLLGFPTANLKHQGLLLPQVGVYACLVEYNGKLFQAVANLGNNPSFDNKELSLEVHILDFAEELYGKTLRVHFVSYLRGEKKFSNLEALVTQIKNDIEQARPILKKALVEF, from the coding sequence ATGTTAATTTTTGAAAATTGTAACGAACTTGAATTATATAAACAAAAATGTTTGCCTAAAAAGTTTGAATCTGTTTTGACTATCGGCAATTTTGACGGTGTTCACCTTGGACATAAATCATTAATTCAAAAGGTTAACGACAAGGCAAAGCTTTTGGGAGTTTATTCGGGGGCAATTACTTTTGACCCCCACCCTTTACACTATTTCCTTGGTTCTAACGCCTTGGCTTTAATTAATTCACGCAAACTTAAATTGGAATATTTAAGCCGTCTTGGCTTGGATTTTGTTTTGGTTTTAAAGTTTGATCAAGCTTTTGCAACCCTTGAACCTGAAGAGTTTGTTAAAAAATACCTTTGTCAGCTGTGTGCGGTTAAACATTTAATTATTGGTTATGATTACAGTTTTGGAAAAAACAGGCGAGGGAATTTTAGTTTGCTGGAAACGCTTGGTTTTGAATGTGGTTTTAGCATTGAAAAAATTGAAGCCTTTTCACTGAATCAAACGATAATCAGCTCAACTCGTATTCGTGAATGTTTGGAACAAGGTAACTTGTCGGAAATTAAAACAATTATGGGGCGTTTTTATGCTGTTGACGGAGAAGTTATACACGGCTTTAAGCGTGGGGCTTCTTTGCTGGGTTTTCCGACTGCCAATCTTAAACACCAAGGTCTTTTGCTTCCACAAGTAGGTGTTTATGCTTGTTTAGTCGAATATAACGGCAAATTGTTTCAAGCTGTTGCCAATCTTGGAAATAATCCTTCGTTTGATAATAAAGAACTTTCGCTTGAAGTACATATTTTAGATTTTGCAGAAGAGCTTTACGGAAAAACCCTGCGAGTGCATTTTGTCAGCTATCTACGTGGTGAAAAGAAATTTTCTAATCTAGAGGCTTTGGTAACACAGATAAAAAACGATATAGAACAAGCTCGTCCTATATTAAAAAAAGCTTTGGTTGAATTTTAA
- a CDS encoding HAD family hydrolase: MLSNLIYKLYPENIQGIIFDCDGVLFDSKDSNIMFYNRVLEELGLKPLTEEEESYAHMVSSPEAFNKFVPESLFPKLEAAVIAVDYRKNIVPLLKPMSDVYDFLELLSAYKIKMGVSTNRSNSVDLLLERHKMARYFSPIMTIDRAEPKPSPEPLKKIITEWGFAPKEVALIGDTAADQGAAFASGVPFWAFDNKTLDAVLHTPSFAVLHNALDRYFEKQSS; the protein is encoded by the coding sequence ATGTTGTCTAATTTAATTTATAAACTTTATCCTGAAAATATTCAGGGAATTATTTTTGATTGTGATGGAGTTCTTTTTGATTCTAAAGATTCAAATATAATGTTTTATAACAGGGTTTTGGAAGAGCTTGGTCTTAAGCCTTTAACCGAAGAAGAAGAAAGCTATGCCCATATGGTCAGTAGCCCGGAAGCCTTTAACAAATTTGTGCCGGAATCTTTGTTTCCTAAATTGGAAGCTGCTGTTATTGCTGTTGATTATAGAAAAAATATAGTACCTTTATTAAAGCCTATGAGTGATGTGTATGATTTTTTGGAATTGCTTAGTGCATATAAAATAAAAATGGGTGTTTCAACAAATCGTTCTAACTCTGTTGATTTATTGCTTGAACGTCATAAAATGGCACGTTATTTTTCACCGATTATGACAATAGACCGGGCGGAACCAAAACCTAGCCCCGAGCCTTTGAAAAAAATTATTACAGAATGGGGTTTTGCTCCTAAAGAAGTTGCTTTGATTGGTGATACTGCGGCAGATCAGGGAGCGGCGTTTGCTTCGGGCGTTCCGTTTTGGGCGTTTGATAACAAAACTCTTGATGCGGTGTTGCATACCCCTTCGTTTGCGGTTTTACACAATGCTTTAGATCGATATTTTGAAAAACAAAGCTCGTAA
- a CDS encoding amino acid ABC transporter permease, with amino-acid sequence MIYHELLPTLTRGLLKSVLIIVPSAVLGLILGVALGTARVFGSPWLRAFCNAYTAVFRGVPLVVQLFIFYFGLTNLSFLIHMFNGTPIGDYFASRGITHFGIYLEPYQAAILCFVLCSGAYHSEYIRGALISIKQGQIKAAEALGFSKLATIWNIVIPQAFRRALPGCGNEIIYLIKYSSLAYLLTYMELTGEAKNFAARTYYFTEVFLITGIYYLLLVTIAGIILEYLEKRLYIPGFGVNK; translated from the coding sequence ATGATTTATCATGAACTCTTGCCTACTTTAACTCGTGGATTGTTGAAAAGTGTTTTAATTATAGTGCCTTCTGCTGTTTTGGGCTTGATATTGGGCGTTGCTCTTGGAACGGCGAGAGTTTTTGGTTCTCCGTGGTTAAGGGCTTTTTGTAATGCTTATACGGCTGTGTTTCGTGGTGTTCCTTTGGTGGTTCAACTTTTTATCTTTTATTTTGGGTTAACAAACTTATCTTTTTTAATTCATATGTTTAACGGAACCCCGATAGGCGACTATTTTGCGAGTCGAGGTATTACACATTTTGGTATTTATTTAGAGCCTTATCAAGCGGCTATTTTATGTTTTGTGCTTTGTAGCGGGGCTTATCACTCTGAATATATTAGGGGGGCTTTGATTTCAATTAAACAAGGGCAAATTAAAGCGGCCGAAGCCTTAGGTTTTAGCAAGTTGGCAACAATTTGGAATATTGTTATTCCCCAAGCTTTTCGCCGTGCTTTACCGGGTTGTGGAAATGAGATAATTTACTTGATTAAATATTCGTCTTTGGCGTACCTTTTGACCTATATGGAATTAACGGGCGAAGCAAAGAATTTTGCCGCCAGAACCTATTATTTTACGGAAGTTTTTTTAATTACCGGAATTTACTACCTTCTTTTGGTAACTATTGCGGGAATAATTTTGGAATATTTGGAAAAGCGTTTATATATTCCCGGTTTTGGGGTCAATAAATAA
- a CDS encoding amino acid ABC transporter ATP-binding protein → MSQEILRVANITKTLNQRKILDDVSLTINKGELKVLIGPSGAGKSTLLQCINYLIVPEVGEIYLEGNKINLKNSGEVYFLRQQVGMIFQDFNLFDHLTAVENISIALIKVKSFSKSAAKNRAMEELERVGLSRFYMRYPAELSGGQKQRVAIARALAMDPKVILLDEPTSALDPELVGEVLAVIKDLVKGGMTMIMATHQMDFARALADQILFMEAGKIIEQGSPAELLAPNANTRTQDFCCRLNDLIEEKVIETIEKETGELL, encoded by the coding sequence ATGAGCCAAGAAATATTAAGAGTTGCCAATATTACTAAAACTTTAAATCAGCGTAAAATTTTAGATGATGTATCTTTAACTATCAACAAAGGTGAACTTAAAGTTTTAATTGGTCCGTCAGGTGCAGGAAAAAGTACACTATTACAATGTATTAATTATTTAATAGTACCTGAAGTCGGTGAGATTTATCTTGAAGGGAACAAAATAAACTTAAAAAACAGCGGTGAAGTTTATTTTTTACGCCAACAAGTAGGCATGATCTTTCAAGACTTTAATTTGTTTGACCATTTGACTGCGGTGGAGAATATTTCCATAGCTTTGATAAAAGTAAAGAGTTTCTCAAAATCAGCCGCAAAAAATAGAGCGATGGAAGAACTTGAACGAGTCGGCTTGTCTCGTTTTTATATGCGTTATCCTGCAGAATTATCAGGCGGACAAAAACAAAGGGTTGCGATAGCTAGGGCTTTGGCGATGGACCCAAAAGTAATTTTATTGGACGAACCAACGAGTGCGCTTGACCCTGAATTAGTCGGTGAAGTTTTGGCGGTTATTAAAGACTTGGTTAAGGGCGGAATGACCATGATTATGGCAACGCACCAAATGGATTTTGCCCGTGCCTTAGCAGACCAAATTTTGTTTATGGAAGCAGGAAAGATCATAGAACAGGGGTCGCCTGCTGAACTCTTGGCACCAAACGCAAATACCAGAACTCAAGATTTTTGTTGTCGTTTAAATGATTTGATAGAAGAAAAGGTCATAGAGACAATAGAAAAAGAAACAGGGGAACTTTTGTGA
- a CDS encoding amino acid ABC transporter permease: protein MYDLYELLLDVFPAILNGSINTIIIVFVALGVGFLLGLPMAIFYVYGPKWLSPFIRLYVWFFRGTPVLILLYLFYFGLFSLFELNLSNLASSCLVLGFTSAAYQSQIFRGSLLSISVGQLKAARALGMSDFQSIKSIILPQALRISIPSWTNEYSILLKDSAVAFALGTPEIMAKTHAIASRTQEHLPIYILAGVVYFIITLIGVALLRRLEHMSSYACWLLLCILLLLWAGLVVYVIWDINLVILAKDIFLTLLRFN from the coding sequence ATGTATGACTTGTATGAACTTTTATTAGACGTGTTTCCCGCTATTTTAAACGGTAGCATCAATACGATTATTATTGTTTTTGTGGCTTTGGGTGTAGGCTTTTTATTAGGCTTGCCTATGGCTATATTTTACGTCTATGGTCCAAAATGGCTTTCTCCTTTTATTCGTTTATATGTTTGGTTTTTTCGAGGAACACCGGTTTTAATTCTATTATATTTGTTTTATTTCGGACTTTTTTCTCTGTTTGAACTAAATCTTTCCAATTTGGCATCTTCTTGTTTGGTCTTGGGTTTTACCAGTGCGGCATATCAATCACAAATTTTTCGCGGTTCTTTGTTATCTATTTCGGTCGGACAACTAAAAGCGGCACGGGCTTTGGGAATGAGCGACTTTCAATCGATTAAGTCTATTATTTTACCCCAGGCTTTAAGAATTTCCATTCCCTCTTGGACTAATGAATATTCAATTTTATTGAAAGACTCGGCTGTTGCTTTCGCTCTCGGAACCCCTGAAATAATGGCAAAAACTCACGCCATAGCTTCTCGAACTCAAGAACATCTGCCTATATACATTTTGGCAGGTGTTGTTTATTTTATTATTACTTTGATTGGGGTTGCTCTTTTACGTCGTTTGGAACATATGAGTTCTTATGCCTGTTGGTTGTTGCTATGTATTTTATTATTACTTTGGGCTGGCTTAGTTGTTTATGTTATTTGGGACATAAATTTAGTAATTCTGGCTAAAGACATATTTCTGACTTTATTAAGATTTAATTAG
- a CDS encoding ABC transporter substrate-binding protein, with the protein MLKKIVLLSVMAVMAFASSAFAEKKELVNGIDANYPPFAYIEKNDQATGFDIDAMNWIADKMGFKVVHKPMDWDGIVPSLMAKKIDMVASGMSITDERKEKVNFSNPYYTIKKYFVVKNNSKLTPDDIRSGKKKLGVQAGTNEAKWLEENAKANNWNYELRLYSSPGLAIEDVVNGRIDAAAIDSPPAEDAIKRTKKPIKIIGEFTNSDQFGVAVRKEDKELLETINKGYELLMEDPYWVTLHKKYFNAEPSVVTPVSDNKASGKKAN; encoded by the coding sequence ATGTTGAAAAAGATTGTTCTGTTGTCTGTAATGGCAGTAATGGCGTTTGCCTCTTCGGCTTTTGCTGAGAAAAAAGAGTTGGTTAACGGTATTGATGCGAACTATCCGCCTTTTGCCTATATAGAAAAAAATGACCAAGCAACAGGTTTTGATATTGATGCAATGAACTGGATTGCCGACAAAATGGGCTTTAAAGTTGTTCATAAACCAATGGATTGGGACGGAATCGTACCGAGTTTGATGGCGAAAAAAATTGATATGGTCGCTTCGGGCATGAGTATTACTGATGAAAGAAAAGAAAAAGTAAACTTTTCAAACCCTTATTACACCATTAAAAAATATTTTGTTGTAAAAAACAACTCTAAATTAACTCCTGATGATATTCGTTCAGGCAAGAAAAAACTTGGTGTTCAAGCCGGAACAAACGAAGCAAAATGGCTTGAAGAAAATGCTAAGGCAAATAACTGGAACTATGAATTGCGTCTTTATAGTTCTCCGGGTTTAGCAATCGAAGATGTTGTAAACGGTCGTATTGATGCGGCGGCTATTGATTCCCCTCCTGCCGAAGATGCTATTAAACGTACTAAAAAGCCTATAAAAATTATTGGAGAATTCACAAATTCCGATCAGTTTGGTGTTGCCGTTCGTAAAGAAGATAAAGAACTTCTTGAAACCATTAATAAAGGTTACGAATTATTAATGGAAGACCCTTATTGGGTAACTTTGCACAAAAAATATTTTAATGCAGAACCAAGTGTTGTTACCCCGGTTAGCGACAATAAGGCTAGCGGAAAAAAAGCCAACTAA
- a CDS encoding J domain-containing protein, producing the protein MNRKEAFATFNLSEDASLEVVKKTYRRLAFEMHPDLHPDKPEMARRFQLLNEAYIILTKTNSKDRFAQADADTEKARADASKAYAEAKRRFGDGRVFNKGTKPKSENSSTQATQKTQANNSSANQNTSRPKTSTFKTPEQKEVFRQTLKDPFARSVFKEIYQQLKEEKGRKHIGAALEKTPVGKVTTGVVGALKGWLKRQIDDTQDIFIPSAILLPGQKLRFQIRQGISGELKTIELVLPPDYNPDKPIRLKGLGKKVGAYTGDLYLKVYPQALNSNTSSDSDNKNS; encoded by the coding sequence ATGAATCGCAAAGAAGCTTTTGCTACATTTAATTTAAGCGAAGACGCAAGTTTGGAAGTCGTAAAAAAAACTTATCGTCGCTTAGCGTTTGAGATGCACCCTGATTTACACCCGGATAAACCGGAAATGGCACGTCGTTTTCAACTTTTAAACGAAGCTTATATTATTTTAACCAAAACAAACTCGAAAGACCGCTTTGCACAGGCTGATGCGGATACGGAAAAAGCAAGGGCTGATGCCAGCAAGGCTTATGCTGAGGCAAAAAGACGTTTTGGTGATGGTAGGGTTTTTAATAAAGGAACAAAGCCCAAAAGCGAAAATAGTTCAACGCAAGCAACGCAAAAAACTCAAGCAAACAATAGCTCAGCTAATCAAAACACTTCTCGCCCGAAAACGAGTACTTTTAAAACTCCCGAACAAAAAGAAGTTTTTAGACAAACCTTAAAAGACCCTTTTGCCCGTAGCGTTTTTAAAGAAATATATCAACAGCTTAAAGAAGAAAAAGGGCGTAAACATATCGGAGCCGCTTTAGAAAAAACTCCGGTTGGAAAAGTAACAACGGGTGTTGTTGGTGCTTTAAAAGGCTGGCTTAAACGCCAAATTGATGATACTCAAGACATATTTATTCCTTCGGCTATTTTATTGCCGGGCCAGAAGTTGCGTTTTCAAATTCGTCAAGGAATTTCAGGGGAACTTAAAACCATAGAGCTTGTACTTCCGCCTGATTATAACCCTGATAAACCCATACGTCTTAAGGGTTTAGGGAAAAAGGTCGGAGCATATACCGGCGATTTATATTTAAAGGTTTATCCACAGGCTTTGAATAGTAATACTTCTTCAGATTCCGACAACAAAAATAGCTAG
- a CDS encoding YkgJ family cysteine cluster protein: MDKRSVFECKLCGICCEGSGGIVLSEKDLKRIAEHFRLDEKTFLSKYAEFHNAKWKIKTAEDGFCVFFKKGVGCDAHIARPDICRAWPFFRGNMIDKESFELAKDYCRGLRKDATHEEFVKEGRAELLKEGLLAKDRQKNACALCLDDF; encoded by the coding sequence TTGGATAAGCGTAGCGTTTTTGAATGTAAACTCTGTGGTATTTGTTGTGAGGGTAGTGGCGGTATTGTTTTGTCTGAAAAAGACTTAAAGCGTATAGCTGAACACTTTAGACTTGATGAAAAAACTTTTTTATCAAAATATGCCGAATTTCATAATGCTAAGTGGAAGATTAAAACAGCGGAAGATGGTTTTTGTGTGTTTTTTAAAAAAGGTGTGGGTTGCGATGCACATATTGCCCGCCCCGATATTTGCAGAGCTTGGCCTTTTTTTAGAGGAAATATGATAGATAAAGAAAGTTTTGAACTCGCAAAAGATTATTGTAGGGGGCTTCGCAAAGATGCCACGCACGAAGAGTTTGTGAAAGAAGGTAGGGCAGAGTTGTTGAAAGAAGGGCTTTTGGCGAAAGACAGGCAAAAAAATGCCTGTGCTTTATGTTTGGACGATTTTTAA
- a CDS encoding CoA-binding protein produces MLFDETLKNLFLQSKNIAIIGAKDKAGQPVDNVGRYLIQAGFRVFPVHPVRENVWDLKTYRNLNEIQEPIDIVNLFRASEYCLAHAQEALRLTPLPKVFWMQQGISNMEAGKLLAAHGVKVVEDSCIMVDHARLLA; encoded by the coding sequence ATGTTGTTTGATGAAACATTAAAAAATTTGTTTTTACAGAGCAAAAATATTGCAATTATAGGTGCTAAAGATAAGGCGGGGCAACCTGTTGATAACGTCGGGCGTTATCTTATTCAAGCGGGGTTTAGGGTTTTTCCTGTGCACCCCGTGCGTGAAAATGTTTGGGATTTAAAAACTTATCGTAATCTGAATGAAATTCAAGAACCAATTGATATCGTTAATTTGTTTCGTGCGTCTGAATATTGTCTTGCTCATGCACAAGAGGCTTTAAGGTTAACGCCTTTACCAAAAGTTTTTTGGATGCAACAGGGAATAAGCAATATGGAAGCAGGTAAACTTTTGGCGGCTCACGGTGTTAAGGTAGTGGAAGATAGTTGTATAATGGTCGACCATGCACGTTTACTGGCTTAA
- a CDS encoding 16S rRNA (guanine(527)-N(7))-methyltransferase RsmG, with the protein MFKPNDNVDFSESVEIKELVDKNELDTLCKTFGFSLKAERLTALASYLNFLSAWNKVTNLVGKNNWQDMLSYLITDSFYLATFLSELQKQKILPTKQIETWDLGAGAGLPGIPLRMLWQDGTYYLIEPRTKRVLFMQAFLSACPLPSTFVFKGKAETFFKGRKADLILSRAFMPYPALLNLVKNQLKKNGIVIVLSNDPAGQSLEGWTLLSQFEYKILENKRYFWALSLN; encoded by the coding sequence ATGTTTAAACCAAATGATAACGTTGATTTTAGTGAAAGTGTTGAAATCAAAGAACTTGTTGATAAAAATGAGCTTGATACACTTTGCAAAACTTTTGGTTTTTCTTTAAAAGCTGAACGGTTAACCGCCCTGGCGAGTTATCTTAACTTTTTGTCGGCTTGGAATAAAGTAACAAACTTAGTCGGAAAAAATAACTGGCAAGATATGCTTAGCTATTTAATTACAGATAGTTTTTATCTGGCAACTTTCCTTTCCGAACTTCAAAAACAAAAAATATTGCCAACAAAACAAATTGAAACTTGGGACTTAGGTGCGGGAGCAGGGCTTCCCGGTATCCCTTTGCGTATGCTTTGGCAAGACGGAACTTATTATTTGATTGAACCGAGAACAAAACGGGTTTTGTTTATGCAGGCTTTTTTGTCTGCCTGCCCTTTACCTTCTACTTTTGTATTTAAAGGCAAGGCGGAAACTTTTTTTAAAGGGCGTAAGGCTGATTTAATTTTGAGTCGGGCGTTTATGCCTTACCCAGCGTTATTAAATTTGGTGAAAAATCAATTGAAAAAAAACGGAATAGTAATCGTTTTATCTAATGATCCGGCAGGGCAAAGCTTGGAAGGTTGGACTTTATTATCTCAATTTGAATATAAAATTTTAGAAAATAAACGTTATTTCTGGGCGTTAAGTTTAAATTAA
- the fabD gene encoding ACP S-malonyltransferase: MTKTALIFAGQGSQEPNMGRELAEKSTEIMNLWKEAEKISGIELRNIYWDANAEEQAKTQNLQPALTVVTLGLWLYGSSKLKPCCTAGHSLGEYSALVACGALNSQQVLQLVSLRGKLMTEADPSGKGAMAAIVKLPQAEVENLVEQAKTQSGKFIHIANYNTPMQYVVSGEKEAVEAIGELAKAAKGRSIPLAVSGAFHSPLMQEASNELNKAIDKLSFNNAKIPLWSNVLAQALTDHDQIKSALKMQMTGPVRWIDIIQNQWQSGVTQWLEFAPKAVLSKMTSQILDAKNLENTSYTSCSVGSSESLDAYLKTNQ, encoded by the coding sequence ATGACAAAAACAGCTTTAATCTTCGCCGGACAAGGTTCGCAAGAACCCAATATGGGGCGTGAACTTGCCGAAAAATCTACTGAAATTATGAACTTATGGAAAGAAGCCGAAAAAATCAGTGGAATTGAATTACGCAATATTTATTGGGACGCAAACGCCGAAGAACAAGCCAAAACCCAAAATCTTCAACCGGCACTCACTGTTGTAACCTTAGGTCTTTGGCTCTATGGGTCTTCAAAACTAAAACCTTGTTGCACAGCAGGACACAGCCTCGGAGAATATAGTGCCTTGGTTGCTTGCGGAGCGTTAAACAGCCAACAAGTTTTACAGCTCGTCAGCCTAAGAGGAAAATTAATGACAGAAGCCGACCCGAGTGGCAAAGGTGCAATGGCGGCTATCGTAAAATTACCTCAAGCCGAAGTTGAAAACTTGGTTGAACAGGCGAAAACACAAAGCGGAAAATTTATACATATCGCCAACTACAATACTCCAATGCAATATGTTGTCAGCGGTGAAAAAGAAGCCGTTGAAGCTATCGGAGAGTTGGCAAAAGCCGCAAAAGGAAGAAGTATTCCGCTCGCAGTAAGCGGAGCTTTTCATAGCCCATTAATGCAAGAAGCCTCTAACGAACTCAACAAAGCCATTGATAAACTTAGCTTTAATAATGCTAAAATTCCACTTTGGAGCAACGTTTTAGCACAAGCTCTCACTGATCATGATCAAATAAAAAGTGCTCTAAAAATGCAGATGACCGGACCTGTGCGTTGGATAGACATCATTCAAAATCAATGGCAATCAGGTGTTACACAGTGGTTGGAATTTGCTCCAAAAGCCGTTTTAAGCAAGATGACAAGCCAAATTTTAGACGCCAAAAACTTAGAGAATACTAGCTATACCTCTTGTTCTGTCGGTTCAAGCGAAAGTTTGGACGCTTATTTAAAAACAAATCAATAA
- a CDS encoding ABC transporter ATP-binding protein yields the protein MPTLIEAKDITRTFTQFDHEITILKGINLNIDAGEFVAIQGSSGGGKSTLLHILGLLDRPSSGSLFLNGQNSSTLSDDEQSRLRNNFVGFVFQNFYLIPYATALENVLLPGIYNSRPQKESLERAKDLLEKVGLGDRMDFKPNRLSGGQQQRVAMARALLNNPPLILADEPTGQLDSKTSKEILQLLNDINKTGKTIVVVTHDPETASWAKRHIFMADGLITKDEINIRNSA from the coding sequence ATGCCTACTTTAATCGAAGCAAAAGATATAACACGCACCTTTACTCAGTTTGACCATGAAATCACCATTTTAAAAGGCATTAATCTCAATATTGATGCCGGTGAGTTTGTCGCCATTCAAGGAAGTTCCGGGGGCGGAAAATCTACGCTTTTACACATACTCGGACTTTTAGACCGTCCAAGTTCAGGCTCTTTGTTTTTAAACGGACAAAACAGCTCAACGCTTTCAGATGATGAACAAAGCCGATTGCGTAATAATTTTGTGGGTTTTGTTTTTCAAAACTTTTATCTTATTCCTTATGCCACAGCCTTGGAAAATGTTTTATTACCCGGAATTTATAACTCAAGACCACAAAAAGAAAGTCTTGAGCGAGCTAAAGATTTATTAGAAAAAGTCGGTCTCGGAGATCGTATGGACTTTAAACCCAACAGACTTTCGGGCGGACAACAACAAAGAGTCGCTATGGCAAGAGCCTTATTAAATAACCCGCCTCTAATTTTAGCTGATGAACCCACAGGACAACTTGATTCAAAAACCAGTAAAGAAATTTTACAACTTTTAAACGATATAAACAAAACCGGAAAAACAATCGTTGTTGTTACTCACGACCCCGAAACCGCCTCTTGGGCAAAAAGACATATTTTTATGGCAGACGGTTTGATTACAAAAGATGAAATAAATATCAGAAACTCAGCTTAA